One segment of Brassica napus cultivar Da-Ae chromosome C3, Da-Ae, whole genome shotgun sequence DNA contains the following:
- the LOC106443139 gene encoding uncharacterized protein LOC106443139 encodes MGQSCFFNVLIVSSLLLLVFFSTAMGRNLHTASLQGVYSAAELSPSKDESVRKMMELMDYQPVESNTNWNGFVATPPPQSPPLS; translated from the exons ATGGGTCAATCTTGTTTCTTCAATGTTCTTATTGTTTCCTCTCTTTTACTACTAGTCTTCTTCTCCACTG CCATGGGGAGAAACTTGCATACTGCGAGTTTACAAGGAGTTTACAGTGCTGCTGAGCTATCTCCCTCCAAG GATGAGAGTGTGCGGAAGATGATGGAGCTGATGGATTATCAGCCGGTGGAGTCTAATACCAACTGGAATGGTTTCGTCGCCACTCCTCCTCCTCAATCTCCTCCACTTTcataa
- the LOC106432715 gene encoding RNA-binding KH domain-containing protein RCF3: MSPDHRDSHRKRSRPHSDDDDNGGSKRRPRGGDDRDSHAIDRDDTVFRYLCPVKKIGSVIGRGGDIVKQLRMETRAKIKIGEAIPGCDERVITIYSASDETNAFGDDGEKSLSPAQDALFKIHDRVAADDARRSEDSSEGEQQATAKLLVPSDQIGCILGRGGQIVQNIRSETGAQIRIIKDRNMPLCALSSDELIQISGEVLLVKKALHQIASRLHENPSRTQNLLSSAVAGGYPSGSLMSHAAGPRIVGIAPLMGSYGGYKGDAGDFARPLYETRRNEPPATDFYIRLVSPVENIASVIGKGGALINQLRQETRATIKVDSARTEGNDCLVTISAREVFDDAYSPTIEAAMRLQPKCSEKIERDSGLVSFTTRILVPSSRIGCLLGKGGAIITEMRRMTRANIRVLGKENLPKVASEDDEMVQISGELDVAKEALLQITSRLRANVFDREGAVSAIMPVLPYVPVAPDAGDRLDYDRRDSRRPERGNHYPGGYGSSGLSSEYSPYGAPVGGSSSTPYGVYGGGYASGRSGSSGLSSHSSTHRRRNYDY, encoded by the exons ATGTCACCGGATCACAGAGACAGCCATCGAAAGAGGTCGCGTCCTCACTCCGACGACGACGACAACGGTGGAAGCAAGAGGAGGCCCCGCGGAGGAGACGATAGAGACTCGCACGCGATCGATCGCGACGACACTGTGTTCCGTTACCTCTGCCCTGTTAAAAAGATTGGGAGCGTCATTGGCAGAGGGGGCGATATCGTCAAGCAGCTGAGGATGGAGACTAGGGCGAAGATTAAGATAGGGGAAGCTATCCCTGGATGCGATGAGCGCGTGATCACGATCTATAGCGCTAGCGATGAGACCAATGCCTTTGGGGATGATGGAGAGAAATCTCTTTCTCCTGCGCAGGATGCTTTGTTTAAGATCCATGACAGAGTTGCTGCGGATGATGCGCGGCGGAGCGAAGATAGCTCTGAGGGAGAGCAGCAAGCTACTGCCAAGCTGCTTGTTCCTTCGGATCAGATTGGGTGTATTCTCGGGAGAGGTGGACAGATTGTTCAGAATATTCGGAGTGAAACGGGTGCTCAGATTCGTATCATCAAGGATAGAAACATGCCTCTATGTGCCCTTAGTTCAGATGAGCTCATTCAG ATATCTGGAGAAGTGCTTCTTGTTAAGAAGGCTCTGCATCAGATTGCCTCCCGCCTTCATGAGAATCCTTCACGTACTCAGAACCTACTTTCTTCTGCAGTTGCCGGTGGATATCCATCTGGCTCACTCATGAGCCATGCGGCTGGTCCTCGAATTGTAGGGATAGCACCGCTGATGGGTTCCTACGGAGGATACAAAGGCGATGCCGGAGATTTTGCACGCCCTTTGTACGAAACTCGGAGAAATGAGCCTCCGGCGACGGATTTCTATATTCGGCTGGTTTCCCCAGTTGAGAACATTGCAAGTGTTATTGGTAAAGGTGGTGCTCTAATCAATCAGCTTCGACAGGAAACCAGAGCAACGATTAAAGTTGATAGCGCTAGAACCGAAGGAAATGATTGTTTGGTAACTATATCAGCAAGAGAG GTTTTCGACGATGCGTATTCCCCAACCATAGAGGCAGCTATGCGTCTGCAACCAAAATGCAGCGAGAAGATTGAAAGAGACTCTGGACTTGTTTCGTTTACAACTCGCATTCTTGTGCCAAGCTCTAGGATTGGTTGTCTTCTCGGTAAAGGAGGAGCTATCATTACTGAGATGAGGAGAATGACGAGAGCTAACATCCGCGTTCTCGGGAAGGAAAATCTTCCGAAAGTTGCATCCGAAGATGATGAGATGGTTCAG ATCTCCGGAGAACTTGATGTTGCCAAGGAGGCTCTCTTACAAATTACATCAAGATTAAGAGCCAACGTTTTTGACAGAGAAGGAGCTGTTTCTGCAATCATGCCGGTCCTGCCTTATGTTCCTGTAGCACCGGATGCTGGTGATAGATTGGACTATGATAGAAGAGATAGCAGAAGACCTGAACGAGGGAATCATTATCCTGGTGGTTATGGCTCAAGTGGTCTGTCTTCTGAATATTCGCCTTATGGTGCACCG GTTGGTGGTAGTAGTAGTACTCCATATGGAGTGTATGGAGGAGGATATGCATCTGGACGCAGTGGCAGTTCTGG GTTGTCCAGCCATTCATCAACCCATCGACGCAGAAACTATGATTACTAG
- the LOC106443138 gene encoding casparian strip membrane protein 5, translated as MKSGQAEIAETSKGIQKRGLMSRKIAIFEFILRIIAFFNTISSAILMATTNETLPFFTQFIRFHADYNDLPALTFFVVANAVVSGYLILTLPLAFVHIVKKKTENSRILLIILDVAMVGLLASGAASAAAIVYLAHKGNNNTNWFPVCQQFNSFCERISGSLIGSFIAVALLIFLIILSAIALSRRH; from the exons atgaAGTCTGGTCAGGCTGAAATCGCTGAAACAAGCAAAGGTATCCAAAAGAGAGGTTTGATGAGCAGAAAAATTGCGATTTTCGAGTTTATCCTAAGGATCATCGCCTTTTTCAACACCATAAGTAGTGCAATCCTCATGGCAACCACAAATGAAACTCTGCCTTTCTTTACTCAGTTCATACGGTTCCATGCAGATTACAACGATCTTCCAGCTTTAAC GTTCTTTGTGGTTGCAAATGCTGTTGTAAGTGGCTACCTAATCTTGACTCTACCTTTAGCATTTGTCCACATCGTCAAGAAAAAGACAGAGAACAGTAGAATACTTCTTATCATTCTTGATGTG GCAATGGTAggtcttctagcttctggaGCAGCCTCAGCAGCGGCTATTGTCTACTTGGCACACAAAGGGAACAATAACACAAACTGGTTCCCTGTTTGTCAGCAATTCAACTCCTTCTGTGAGCGTATCTCAGGGTCTTTGATTGGATCTTTCATCGCCGTTGCCCTCCTTATTTTTCTCATTATCCTATCGGCTATTGCCCTTTCTCGACGCCATTGA
- the LOC106443137 gene encoding transcription factor MYB16-like, which translates to MGRSPCCDKLGLKKGPWTQEEDQKLLAYIEEHGHGSWRSLPEKAGLHRCGKSCRLRWTNYLRPDIKRGKFNLQEEQTIIQLHALLGNRWSAIATHLPKRTDNEIKNYWNTHLKKRLVKMGIDPVTHKPKNETPLSSLGLSKNASILSHMAQWESARLEAEARLARESKILHYQTKPSSHHHGFTHKTLLTTWTCKTNQGNADQQQQQLESPTSTVSFSEMKDLSAKTEFVGSSTCLNLIKEPENDWFNSTVHEFEATEMAGGVDEGFTGLMLAGDSLGRSFSAEKNETVKEWSGGGDCSNYYEDNKNYLDSIFSFIDPSPPMF; encoded by the exons ATGGGTAGATCACCGTGCTGCGACAAATTGGGTTTGAAGAAAGGaccatggacacaagaagaagaCCAGAAACTTTTGGCTTATATTGAAGAACATGGACATGGAAGCTGGCGTTCATTGCCTGAGAAAGCTG GTCTTCACCGATGTGGCAAAAGTTGCAGACTAAGATGGACTAACTACCTAAGACCTGACATCAAAAGAGGCAAATTCAacttgcaagaagaacaaaccATTATTCAACTCCATGCTCTCTTAGGAAACAG GTGGTCGGCGATTGCGACTCATTTGCCGAAGAGAACCGACAACGAGATCAAGAACTATTGGAACACTCACTTGAAGAAACGGTTAGTTAAAATGGGGATTGATCCAGTCACTCATAAACCCAAAAACGAGACTCCTTTGTCTTCTCTTGGTTTATCCAAGAACGCATCCATACTTAGCCACATGGCTCAATGGGAAAGTGCTAGGCTTGAAGCTGAAGCAAGGTTAGCTAGAGAATCAAAGATTCTTCATTACCAAACCAAACCATCGTCACATCATCATGGTTTCACTCATAAGACATTGTTAACCACTTGGACATGTAAAACAAACCAAG GCAATGcagatcaacaacaacaacagcttGAGTCTCCGACATCTACAGTGTCGTTCTCGGAGATGAAGGACCTGTCGGCGAAGACGGAGTTCGTTGGTTCATCCACGTGTCTAAACTTGATCAAAGAACCTGAAAACGATTGGTTCAATTCAACGGTTCACGAGTTTGAAGCCACGGAGATGGCGGGAGGAGTGGACGAAGGGTTCACCGGTCTAATGCTCGCCGGAGATTCACTAGGCCGGAGCTTCTCAGCCGAGAAAAACGAAACGGTGAAAGAGTGGAGTGGTGGTGGTGACTGCAGCAACTACTACGAGGACAACAAGAACTACTTGGACAGCATTTTCAGCTTCATTGATCCTTCACCGCCGATGTTCTGA